The Blastococcus sp. HT6-4 genome window below encodes:
- a CDS encoding SRPBCC domain-containing protein — translation MRTRPIQQRREADVKDVLDELAATHRAMGKGSVPAGEAYTIELRRRYEAQIDDVWDAVTSPERLHRWLSLVTGDLRLGGTFELGSGEHGEILRCEPPRLLKVSWLYGPDADAWPGTSEVEVRLVPGPTGDTEFTLIHAAVVEEPLFPTYGPGAGGVGWDLHLLALTRLLAGDGTADHEVVQQSPEGREFIRRSAAAWGDAHLAAGGEPEHVAAAVEATTTFYAPDPT, via the coding sequence ATGCGGACGAGACCGATCCAGCAGCGAAGGGAAGCTGACGTGAAAGACGTACTGGACGAACTGGCCGCCACGCACCGGGCGATGGGTAAGGGCAGCGTGCCCGCCGGCGAGGCGTACACCATCGAGTTGCGGCGGCGATACGAAGCGCAGATCGACGACGTCTGGGACGCCGTCACCAGCCCCGAGCGGCTGCACCGCTGGTTGAGCCTGGTCACCGGGGACCTGCGGCTCGGCGGCACGTTCGAGTTGGGCAGTGGCGAGCACGGCGAGATCCTCCGGTGCGAGCCGCCGCGTCTGCTGAAGGTGTCCTGGCTCTACGGGCCGGACGCCGACGCTTGGCCCGGCACGAGCGAGGTGGAAGTGCGCCTGGTCCCCGGCCCGACCGGCGACACCGAGTTCACGCTGATCCACGCAGCGGTCGTCGAGGAGCCCCTCTTCCCGACCTACGGCCCCGGTGCCGGCGGCGTTGGCTGGGACCTGCATCTCCTCGCCCTGACCCGGTTGTTGGCCGGTGACGGGACCGCCGACCACGAGGTGGTCCAGCAATCGCCCGAAGGGCGCGAGTTCATCCGCCGAAGCGCCGCGGCCTGGGGCGATGCTCACCTGGCCGCCGGTGGCGAACCGGAGCACGTCGCGGCCGCAGTCGAGGCCACCACCACGTTCTACGCGCCCGACCCGACCTGA
- a CDS encoding sigma-70 family RNA polymerase sigma factor: MRVTGSVPAAEPETSRFTALWKEHAPRVLAYAVRHADPETAHEVVSETFLVAWRRLADVPGEPLPWLLVVARNTLTNHRRSGYRQALLQGELQRLAELTEHGPAAEISAVERQAMLAALATLTSTEREALLLVAWDGLSTTQAAQVAGCSASTFAVRLHRARRRLREATADPEPASLRIRATHPRSVS; the protein is encoded by the coding sequence GTGAGAGTGACGGGAAGTGTTCCGGCGGCGGAACCCGAGACCAGCCGGTTCACCGCGCTCTGGAAGGAGCACGCCCCGCGGGTGCTTGCCTACGCGGTGCGGCACGCCGACCCGGAGACCGCGCACGAGGTCGTGTCGGAGACATTCCTCGTGGCCTGGCGGCGACTGGCCGATGTCCCGGGGGAGCCGTTGCCCTGGCTGCTCGTCGTCGCCCGCAACACGCTCACCAACCACCGTCGCTCGGGCTACCGACAAGCCCTGCTACAGGGAGAGTTGCAGCGGCTGGCCGAACTGACCGAGCACGGCCCGGCGGCCGAGATCTCCGCTGTCGAACGCCAAGCGATGCTGGCGGCACTGGCCACGCTCACCTCGACCGAGCGGGAGGCGCTGCTGCTCGTCGCCTGGGACGGGTTGAGCACCACCCAGGCCGCGCAGGTGGCTGGCTGCTCGGCTTCCACCTTCGCCGTTCGGTTGCACCGCGCGCGCCGTCGATTGCGGGAGGCGACCGCGGACCCAGAGCCAGCCTCCCTCCGCATCCGAGCGACACATCCAAGGAGTGTCTCGTGA
- a CDS encoding hemerythrin domain-containing protein, with the protein MTASTGEQDVVDILTTDHHEVLALVSQIPTADPDQRRDMTDTVIAELMRHSVAEEMYVYPAMREHLPDGDGKVQHDIQEHQELEEVMKELEGLDAADPQFLETLARLDAILRDHVSDEESEQFPMLRAQLSREQLVEIGEKVETAKKAAPTRPHPAAPHSELFHKLVGPGVGMVDRLRDRLTGRQNSA; encoded by the coding sequence ATGACCGCCAGCACGGGAGAGCAGGACGTCGTCGACATCCTGACCACCGATCACCACGAGGTACTCGCACTCGTCAGCCAGATCCCGACGGCTGATCCTGACCAACGGCGGGACATGACCGACACGGTCATCGCCGAGCTGATGCGCCACTCGGTCGCCGAGGAGATGTACGTCTACCCGGCAATGCGTGAGCATCTTCCCGACGGGGACGGGAAGGTTCAGCACGACATCCAGGAACACCAGGAGCTCGAGGAAGTCATGAAGGAGCTCGAGGGTCTCGACGCCGCGGACCCGCAGTTCCTGGAGACACTCGCACGTCTCGATGCGATCCTGCGCGACCACGTCTCGGATGAGGAGAGTGAGCAGTTCCCCATGCTGCGTGCACAGCTCTCCCGTGAACAGCTGGTCGAGATCGGCGAGAAGGTCGAGACGGCGAAGAAGGCAGCCCCGACCCGGCCGCACCCTGCGGCCCCGCACAGCGAGCTGTTCCACAAGCTCGTGGGGCCGGGTGTCGGTATGGTCGACCGGCTCAGGGACAGGCTCACCGGTCGGCAGAACAGCGCCTGA
- a CDS encoding tannase/feruloyl esterase family alpha/beta hydrolase, with the protein MRLRRRTALFVTFGTAVALALPAGPAAAHPGGHGPGDGPVRVQCTADDTVHVPGAELAVTACLPDVTTAGLLQAPAGQYTDQADWLSLHAPGTANPSGVPGVQVDGYFPDTSSFNTTHGWNHDSQFVLRIPDNWNGGLVVTGAPGNRKQYANDFLISDFVLAQGFAFASTDKGNNGVNFYRDGDQPGDAVAEWHERVTQLAIAAQGALRERFGHAPERTYMAGISNGGYLVRWQLENRPMLYDGGVDWEGTLFTPDGPNLFTYLPTAVRFILGQADAEDMYAAGFARGSEALWPYHQQVYWGLTQKIYRAEFDPAYDPDCPGATAGTTLPEILAPCAHDAAYDAWFADPESEAVHDALARISLTGKIKKPLLTLHGTLDTLLPIGTDSDVYAQMVADEHRSRLHRYYRIEGGNHVDSLVGLDPDTLRPMLPCFRTAFDALTAWVEDRQQPPASTTVPRPAGNGATDPELLNTCSLSAWN; encoded by the coding sequence ATGCGCCTGCGACGACGTACCGCCCTGTTCGTCACCTTCGGCACCGCGGTGGCACTCGCACTGCCGGCTGGACCGGCGGCCGCGCATCCAGGCGGCCACGGGCCCGGCGACGGCCCGGTGAGGGTGCAGTGCACCGCCGACGACACGGTGCACGTACCGGGCGCTGAGCTGGCCGTCACCGCCTGCTTGCCGGACGTCACCACCGCCGGGCTGCTCCAGGCACCCGCGGGCCAGTACACCGACCAGGCGGACTGGCTCTCTCTTCATGCGCCCGGCACGGCCAACCCCAGCGGTGTGCCGGGGGTGCAGGTCGACGGCTACTTCCCGGACACCTCGAGCTTCAACACCACCCACGGCTGGAACCACGACAGCCAGTTCGTGCTGCGCATCCCGGACAACTGGAACGGCGGCCTGGTGGTGACCGGCGCGCCGGGCAACCGCAAGCAGTACGCCAACGACTTCCTGATCTCCGACTTCGTCCTCGCCCAGGGATTCGCCTTCGCCTCCACGGACAAGGGCAACAACGGTGTCAACTTCTACCGCGACGGCGACCAGCCTGGCGACGCCGTGGCCGAGTGGCACGAGCGCGTGACCCAGCTCGCGATCGCTGCGCAGGGCGCGCTGCGCGAGCGCTTCGGCCACGCGCCCGAGCGGACCTACATGGCCGGCATCAGCAACGGCGGTTACCTGGTGCGCTGGCAGCTGGAGAACCGCCCGATGCTGTACGACGGCGGTGTCGACTGGGAGGGGACCCTGTTCACGCCGGACGGGCCCAACCTGTTCACCTACCTGCCCACGGCCGTGCGCTTCATCCTGGGCCAAGCCGACGCAGAGGACATGTACGCCGCCGGCTTCGCCCGCGGGTCCGAGGCGCTGTGGCCGTACCACCAGCAGGTCTACTGGGGTCTGACGCAGAAGATCTACCGGGCCGAGTTCGACCCGGCGTACGACCCGGACTGCCCGGGGGCGACGGCGGGCACGACGCTGCCCGAGATCCTGGCGCCGTGCGCGCATGACGCGGCCTACGACGCGTGGTTCGCCGACCCCGAGTCGGAGGCGGTGCACGACGCACTGGCTCGGATCAGCCTGACCGGCAAGATCAAGAAGCCGCTGCTGACCCTGCACGGGACGCTGGACACCCTGCTGCCGATCGGCACCGACAGCGACGTCTACGCCCAGATGGTCGCCGACGAGCACCGGAGCCGGTTGCACCGCTACTACCGCATCGAGGGCGGCAACCACGTCGACAGCCTGGTAGGGCTGGACCCGGACACCCTGCGCCCGATGCTGCCCTGCTTCCGGACCGCCTTCGACGCCCTCACCGCCTGGGTCGAGGACCGCCAGCAGCCGCCGGCGAGCACGACCGTGCCGCGCCCGGCCGGCAACGGCGCCACCGACCCGGAGCTGTTGAACACCTGCTCGCTGAGTGCCTGGAACTGA
- a CDS encoding SRPBCC family protein, which translates to MKYTNSIEIALPREKVAQLLADPAHLPKWLRGMVLHEPVDGIHGQLGTRSRVVMQSGKRKFECTETITRRDPADLEGIAEETVVHFDRELVGAGMWSVVRDRLTEASPESTLWESESEYRFAGPLMRLVGFLMPSVFRKQSQQHMEDFKAFAEQGKDIRELKD; encoded by the coding sequence ATGAAGTACACCAACTCGATCGAGATCGCCCTGCCGCGAGAGAAGGTGGCCCAGCTGCTCGCCGACCCGGCACACCTACCGAAGTGGCTGCGAGGCATGGTGCTGCACGAGCCCGTGGATGGGATACACGGACAGCTCGGCACCAGGTCCCGGGTCGTGATGCAGTCGGGGAAGCGGAAGTTCGAGTGCACCGAGACGATCACACGCCGGGATCCGGCAGACCTGGAGGGGATCGCCGAAGAGACCGTCGTTCACTTCGACCGAGAGCTCGTCGGTGCGGGCATGTGGAGCGTCGTGCGCGATCGGCTGACCGAAGCCAGTCCGGAGTCGACGCTCTGGGAGAGCGAGAGCGAATACCGGTTCGCCGGTCCGCTGATGCGGCTGGTGGGGTTTCTCATGCCCAGCGTCTTCCGCAAGCAGTCGCAACAGCACATGGAGGATTTCAAAGCGTTCGCCGAACAGGGCAAGGACATTCGCGAATTGAAGGACTGA
- a CDS encoding acyl-CoA dehydrogenase family protein — MTEPAVASSDATKIATSIRRDGDRYVVQGRKWWSSGAMSPRCKFAIVMGVTDPEEHPHRRQSMLLVPLDTPGVRTERSTSVFGYTDGSHGGHAVIHYDDVRVRVENLLGEPGAGFALSQARLGPGRIHHCMRLLGMAERALDLMVKRVEGRVAFGKPVAEQGIVQHWIAQSRIRIEQARLLVLKTAWLVDTVGNRGARTEIAAIKVAVPEVTRYVVDRAIQAHGGMGVSQDTPLAALYAQARLLQIADGPDEVHEMVIARRELRAR; from the coding sequence ATGACCGAACCCGCGGTCGCCTCGTCGGACGCCACGAAGATCGCCACGTCCATCCGCCGGGACGGCGACCGGTACGTCGTCCAGGGCCGCAAGTGGTGGTCGTCGGGCGCCATGAGCCCGCGGTGCAAGTTCGCGATCGTCATGGGCGTCACCGACCCCGAGGAACACCCGCACCGTCGCCAGTCGATGCTCCTGGTCCCGCTCGATACACCCGGTGTTCGCACTGAACGTTCGACCAGCGTGTTCGGGTACACCGACGGCAGCCACGGCGGCCACGCGGTCATCCACTACGACGACGTCCGGGTGCGGGTGGAGAATCTGCTCGGCGAACCCGGGGCGGGCTTCGCGTTGAGTCAGGCGCGCCTCGGTCCAGGACGCATCCACCACTGCATGCGACTGCTCGGCATGGCGGAGAGAGCCCTCGACCTCATGGTCAAGCGGGTCGAGGGCCGGGTCGCGTTCGGCAAGCCGGTGGCCGAGCAGGGGATCGTCCAGCACTGGATCGCCCAGTCCCGCATTCGGATCGAGCAGGCCCGCCTGCTGGTGCTCAAGACCGCCTGGCTGGTCGACACCGTGGGCAACCGGGGCGCCCGGACGGAGATCGCCGCCATCAAGGTGGCCGTCCCGGAGGTCACCAGGTACGTCGTCGACCGAGCGATCCAGGCGCACGGCGGGATGGGGGTCAGCCAGGATACCCCCCTGGCCGCGCTCTACGCCCAGGCGCGCCTGCTGCAGATCGCCGACGGCCCGGACGAGGTGCACGAGATGGTCATCGCCCGCCGGGAGCTGCGGGCGCGGTGA
- a CDS encoding PIN domain-containing protein: MILADTSAWVEFDRATGSAVDRRMTELIVSDGPLAVTEPVLMEVLAGARDDRRADDLRRLLLRCHLLAIDPAADFDAAARVYRRCRRVGVTPRGLVDCLVVAVAWRSGATVIAQDADVDRICDVLGVSVEPRATD; encoded by the coding sequence GTGATCCTCGCCGATACTTCTGCCTGGGTGGAGTTCGACCGGGCGACGGGCAGCGCCGTGGACCGGCGGATGACTGAGTTGATCGTCTCCGACGGGCCTCTTGCCGTTACAGAGCCCGTGCTGATGGAGGTACTTGCCGGCGCACGCGATGATCGGCGGGCGGATGATCTCCGTCGGTTGTTGTTGCGATGTCACCTACTGGCGATCGACCCTGCCGCCGACTTCGATGCGGCCGCCCGCGTCTATCGGCGATGTCGTCGCGTCGGGGTGACCCCTCGCGGCCTCGTGGACTGCCTGGTTGTCGCGGTCGCTTGGCGCAGTGGAGCCACCGTGATCGCACAGGACGCGGACGTCGATCGCATCTGCGACGTCTTGGGTGTGTCCGTGGAACCGCGGGCCACGGACTGA
- a CDS encoding DUF559 domain-containing protein, whose amino-acid sequence MALVDRVLFSPVLALRCTTRNCALGGRATHLVNVAVSRARRALVVAGDALALAQLPTPTLAALADVARREHPTPSPTDREDRRLHSEAEGRLYAALTEAGLEVQLKSLVDGYELDFAVTAADGRQIDVECDGTQHTDARGRQRRQHLVRDLVLQRLGWQVLRIPAWRCLTEPRAAAHDVAIASGRASGSG is encoded by the coding sequence GTGGCCCTCGTCGATCGCGTGCTGTTCAGCCCAGTGCTTGCCCTCCGATGCACGACACGGAATTGCGCGCTGGGCGGAAGAGCAACGCATCTGGTCAACGTCGCGGTCAGCCGGGCCCGCCGTGCCTTGGTCGTCGCAGGTGACGCCCTGGCATTGGCGCAGCTGCCGACGCCGACCCTGGCGGCGTTGGCTGACGTCGCCCGCCGCGAACACCCGACGCCGTCACCGACCGACAGGGAAGACCGACGTCTGCACTCGGAGGCTGAAGGGCGGCTGTACGCGGCGCTGACCGAAGCCGGCCTGGAGGTACAGCTAAAATCGCTCGTAGACGGCTACGAACTCGACTTTGCTGTGACCGCCGCTGATGGCCGCCAGATCGATGTTGAATGCGACGGCACACAGCACACTGACGCCCGCGGCCGGCAGCGTCGCCAGCATCTCGTGCGGGATCTGGTGTTACAGCGACTCGGCTGGCAAGTGCTGCGAATCCCAGCTTGGCGGTGCCTGACCGAGCCGCGAGCCGCCGCCCATGACGTTGCTATCGCTTCAGGGCGGGCATCCGGTTCGGGGTGA
- a CDS encoding metalloregulator ArsR/SmtB family transcription factor, with product MYAFDVLGDPVRRRILELLADGEQTSGQVTDVIRAEFGLSQPGVSQHLRVLRDSGFTSVRREGARRFYAVEPGPLSEVDAWLDRFRRLWQQRLDALETELARGRRAARTPAGGEPTRPAEPGIDADETDPAAKGS from the coding sequence GTGTACGCGTTCGACGTCCTCGGCGACCCGGTGCGCCGACGAATACTGGAGCTGCTCGCCGACGGCGAGCAGACCTCTGGCCAAGTCACGGACGTGATCCGGGCCGAGTTCGGACTCTCCCAGCCGGGTGTCTCACAGCATCTGCGCGTGCTGCGTGACAGCGGGTTCACGTCGGTGCGGCGTGAGGGCGCTCGCCGGTTCTATGCCGTCGAGCCCGGGCCGCTGAGCGAGGTCGACGCATGGTTGGACCGGTTTCGCCGGTTGTGGCAACAACGCCTCGACGCTCTGGAGACCGAACTGGCCCGGGGCAGGCGTGCAGCTCGGACTCCGGCTGGTGGGGAGCCCACCCGACCGGCCGAGCCCGGCATCGATGCGGACGAGACCGATCCAGCAGCGAAGGGAAGCTGA
- a CDS encoding FadR/GntR family transcriptional regulator, with product MGVIDTAITRIRDRIAAGELAPGDRLPPEAELAALLGVSRNSLREAVRALIQANVLDVRRGDGTYVTSLEPQLLLSGLAFVVDLMQDRTVLELFEVRRLLEPTATGVAAGRITDDSINGLRGLLEAMRRTTTAEELIALDVEFHRSIVQASGNQTLVSLLDALFSRTARARIWRGIWDRGALDWTYAQHELIVEALAQRDATLATAAATVHVAASERWIRHLLEDDDEPVAPSPPAYDAGAVVRAATPDGVAGPAAAHNPWTFD from the coding sequence ATGGGGGTCATCGACACCGCCATCACACGCATCCGCGACCGCATTGCCGCTGGAGAGCTGGCCCCAGGTGACCGCCTCCCGCCGGAGGCGGAACTCGCCGCGCTCCTGGGCGTCTCGAGGAATTCCCTCAGAGAGGCCGTCCGCGCACTCATCCAGGCCAATGTCCTCGATGTGCGGCGGGGCGACGGGACCTACGTCACCAGCCTCGAGCCCCAGCTGCTCTTGAGCGGTCTGGCGTTCGTCGTGGATCTCATGCAGGACCGCACCGTCCTCGAGCTGTTCGAGGTCCGCCGTCTTCTGGAGCCGACCGCCACGGGGGTGGCCGCCGGTCGCATCACCGACGACTCGATCAACGGACTTCGTGGGCTCCTCGAGGCCATGCGGCGGACGACCACGGCGGAGGAGCTGATCGCCCTCGACGTCGAGTTCCACCGCTCGATCGTGCAGGCATCGGGCAACCAGACCCTCGTATCGCTACTGGATGCACTGTTCAGCAGGACCGCCCGTGCACGAATCTGGCGCGGTATCTGGGATCGCGGCGCTCTGGACTGGACCTATGCGCAGCACGAACTCATAGTGGAAGCGCTGGCTCAGCGCGACGCCACGCTCGCCACCGCCGCGGCAACCGTGCACGTCGCCGCATCCGAACGTTGGATCAGGCACCTGCTCGAGGACGACGACGAGCCGGTCGCTCCCTCGCCACCCGCCTACGACGCCGGCGCTGTGGTCCGTGCTGCCACCCCCGACGGCGTGGCCGGGCCCGCTGCGGCGCACAACCCATGGACCTTCGACTGA
- the accB gene encoding acetyl-CoA carboxylase biotin carboxyl carrier protein — translation MRYKVPRHGMSVTTTPARVGMCMGLKPADLQELLAAFEQSSWQEMTVSVAGDTLHVSRRDGAAGAGRPADVAPVTAAAPAPALDPPPAPPGAPQPDPVPVPVASAVPAPPEASGTPVAAPSVGLFWRAPSPGAPPFVDVGTRVGPEDVVGIVEVMKLMNRVSAGMSGVVTAVLVENGGMVEHGQPLILINPSA, via the coding sequence ATGCGCTACAAAGTCCCCAGACATGGGATGTCTGTGACGACGACTCCAGCTCGGGTAGGGATGTGCATGGGCCTGAAACCAGCCGACCTGCAGGAACTGCTGGCGGCCTTCGAGCAGAGCAGTTGGCAGGAGATGACGGTGTCGGTCGCCGGTGACACCTTGCACGTCTCCCGCCGCGATGGCGCGGCGGGTGCCGGGAGGCCGGCGGATGTCGCACCCGTCACCGCGGCTGCGCCCGCACCGGCACTCGACCCACCGCCGGCGCCACCGGGGGCGCCGCAGCCCGACCCCGTCCCCGTCCCAGTTGCGAGTGCGGTGCCCGCGCCGCCGGAGGCATCGGGGACTCCCGTGGCGGCCCCCTCCGTGGGCCTGTTCTGGCGGGCGCCGAGTCCCGGAGCGCCCCCGTTCGTCGACGTCGGCACCCGGGTGGGGCCCGAGGACGTCGTCGGGATCGTAGAGGTCATGAAGCTGATGAACCGGGTTTCCGCCGGGATGTCCGGGGTGGTCACCGCGGTGCTCGTCGAGAACGGCGGGATGGTCGAGCACGGTCAGCCGCTCATCCTGATCAACCCCTCTGCCTGA
- a CDS encoding nuclear transport factor 2 family protein: MAGVRHGLSHHTTNSEVVEDRGDEVDVRSKYLRLGQSRPGPMPFLIGQYVDTLTRTPAGWRISKRAIIAHGQ, translated from the coding sequence ATGGCGGGGGTGCGCCACGGCTTGTCACACCACACCACGAACAGTGAGGTGGTCGAGGACCGTGGCGACGAGGTCGACGTGCGCAGCAAGTACCTGCGCCTCGGTCAGAGTCGGCCCGGCCCCATGCCCTTCCTCATCGGCCAGTACGTCGACACCTTGACCCGTACCCCCGCAGGCTGGCGTATCAGCAAGCGCGCGATCATCGCCCACGGCCAGTAG
- a CDS encoding type II toxin-antitoxin system VapB family antitoxin encodes MTRLRTNIEIEDELVQVVMTRYAVRTKTEAVDLALRHLAGQPMSRDEALSMRGARAMEDVPEDRAPRGAA; translated from the coding sequence ATGACGCGACTGCGGACGAATATCGAGATCGAAGACGAACTGGTTCAGGTCGTGATGACCCGCTACGCAGTGAGGACCAAGACGGAGGCGGTCGACCTCGCGCTGCGCCACCTGGCCGGTCAGCCGATGAGTCGCGATGAGGCGTTGTCCATGCGCGGCGCCCGAGCCATGGAGGACGTTCCGGAGGACCGCGCGCCGCGCGGCGCGGCGTGA
- a CDS encoding IclR family transcriptional regulator: MLEAALVQERFTDIVEHTGLAKSTVHRLVATLVEEGFLSGDAEHGYRAGTRFMSLAGRVLTETDITRVAQPVVDRLVAEVDCTVHVGVRAGDEMVYVIRTDSSKPYRMRSRIGLAIPMHSTGMGKAVMATWTDDQVNDYAERTGLPARTEATVRDVASLHSVLEVVRERGFAVDLGENEDGTVCVAAAIYDSTGRATHGLSISSIALEHPGESIEGFAPQARAAAAEISRLLGARGV, translated from the coding sequence GTGCTCGAGGCGGCGCTGGTGCAGGAGCGCTTCACCGACATCGTCGAGCACACGGGCCTTGCCAAGTCGACGGTGCACCGTCTCGTCGCGACCCTCGTGGAGGAGGGGTTCCTCTCCGGGGACGCCGAGCACGGGTACCGGGCGGGCACGCGCTTCATGTCGTTGGCGGGCCGCGTGCTCACCGAGACCGACATCACCCGCGTCGCCCAGCCCGTGGTCGACCGCCTCGTCGCCGAGGTGGACTGCACGGTGCACGTCGGCGTCCGGGCGGGCGACGAGATGGTCTACGTCATCCGCACCGACTCTTCCAAGCCCTACCGCATGCGCTCGCGGATCGGCCTGGCGATCCCCATGCACTCGACCGGCATGGGAAAGGCCGTGATGGCCACCTGGACCGACGACCAGGTGAACGACTATGCCGAGCGCACCGGGCTGCCGGCGCGCACGGAGGCGACGGTCCGGGACGTCGCCTCGCTCCACAGCGTGCTCGAGGTCGTGCGTGAGCGAGGCTTCGCGGTCGACCTGGGCGAGAACGAAGACGGCACCGTGTGCGTGGCGGCGGCGATATACGACAGCACGGGCCGAGCCACGCACGGACTGTCGATCTCGTCGATCGCCCTCGAGCATCCCGGAGAGTCGATCGAAGGATTCGCCCCGCAAGCCAGAGCCGCCGCCGCCGAGATCTCGCGGCTGCTGGGTGCCCGCGGCGTGTGA
- a CDS encoding SDR family oxidoreductase: MELTGQVALVTGASRGLGLALARELLRRGCRVAVCARDPEELERARVELARDGADVLAVPCDVSNRDQVEELVARTVDQFGSLDVLITNAGVIQVGPLPTMRVEDFEDAMGVMFWGVVLPTLAALPHLRETRGRIVTITSIGGKVAAPHLLPYDAAKFAAVGFSEGLAAELAREGVRVTTVVPGLMRTGSPLNAFFKGQEAREFSWFTVADSVPGLSMDAERAARRIVTAMQRGRTEVLLTAPAKLAVRVHGLMPATTVRTLGLVNRLLPRADAADQHAVRGEAAATAIGSPLFHRLIATTRRAAERLRQRPGPVASPAAVRSARSAPGEATGPGDVSSS, from the coding sequence ATGGAGCTGACCGGGCAGGTCGCCCTCGTCACCGGGGCATCGCGCGGGCTGGGGCTCGCGCTGGCCCGGGAGCTCCTCCGACGTGGCTGCAGGGTGGCGGTCTGCGCCCGGGACCCGGAGGAACTGGAACGGGCCCGAGTGGAGTTGGCGCGGGACGGCGCGGACGTGCTGGCCGTTCCGTGCGACGTCTCCAATCGTGATCAGGTGGAGGAACTGGTCGCCCGGACCGTGGACCAGTTCGGTTCGCTGGACGTCCTCATCACGAACGCTGGGGTCATCCAGGTGGGCCCGCTTCCGACGATGCGGGTAGAGGACTTCGAGGACGCCATGGGGGTCATGTTCTGGGGCGTGGTTCTGCCCACCCTGGCCGCGCTGCCGCACCTGCGCGAAACCCGGGGCCGGATCGTCACGATCACCTCAATCGGCGGGAAAGTCGCAGCACCCCATCTGCTGCCCTACGACGCAGCGAAGTTCGCCGCCGTGGGCTTCTCGGAGGGGCTCGCCGCCGAGCTGGCCCGGGAAGGTGTCCGCGTGACCACCGTCGTCCCCGGCCTGATGCGCACCGGCTCGCCGCTCAACGCGTTCTTCAAGGGGCAGGAGGCGCGCGAGTTCTCCTGGTTCACCGTCGCCGACAGCGTCCCCGGGCTGTCCATGGATGCCGAACGCGCCGCGCGACGGATCGTCACCGCCATGCAACGCGGCCGCACCGAGGTCCTCCTGACCGCTCCGGCCAAGCTGGCGGTGCGGGTCCACGGGCTCATGCCTGCCACCACGGTCCGCACCCTGGGCCTGGTGAACCGCCTGCTGCCCCGTGCGGACGCCGCCGACCAGCACGCGGTCCGCGGGGAGGCCGCCGCAACCGCGATCGGTTCCCCGCTGTTCCACCGGCTCATCGCTACGACCCGCCGGGCCGCGGAGCGCTTGAGGCAGCGGCCGGGCCCCGTCGCTTCCCCGGCCGCGGTCCGGTCCGCGCGGTCCGCTCCCGGCGAGGCTACGGGCCCCGGCGACGTCTCGTCGAGCTGA